A single genomic interval of Streptomyces sp. NBC_00663 harbors:
- a CDS encoding LppU/SCO3897 family protein: protein MSTPPPQGQNPFAQGQQPYGQPQAQAPYPPQDGNPYAQGQQPGFPQQGGVPYAPVPPEQPKRKLSFKTIKNIVIVVAVAGIAIGGYISSRDDANTAAVGDCMHRGSTNDNDPDLEVVDCGSSKAQYEVLAKIEGTFSGTLGETKCAAEAKDFQYTYTESGDGTDFLLCLKDK from the coding sequence GTGTCAACTCCGCCGCCCCAGGGCCAGAACCCGTTCGCCCAGGGCCAGCAGCCCTACGGCCAGCCCCAGGCCCAGGCCCCGTACCCGCCCCAGGACGGCAACCCCTACGCCCAGGGCCAGCAGCCGGGCTTCCCCCAGCAGGGCGGCGTCCCCTACGCGCCGGTCCCGCCGGAGCAGCCCAAGCGAAAGCTCAGCTTCAAGACGATCAAGAACATAGTCATCGTCGTGGCCGTCGCCGGTATCGCCATCGGCGGCTACATCTCCAGCCGTGACGACGCCAACACCGCGGCGGTCGGCGACTGCATGCACCGAGGCAGCACCAACGACAACGACCCGGACCTCGAGGTCGTCGACTGCGGCTCCTCGAAGGCCCAGTACGAGGTGCTGGCCAAGATCGAGGGCACGTTCAGCGGCACTCTTGGCGAGACCAAGTGCGCGGCTGAGGCCAAGGACTTCCAGTACACCTACACCGAGTCCGGTGACGGCACCGACTTCCTGCTCTGCCTGAAGGACAAGTAG
- a CDS encoding MFS transporter produces MAVVRDLRVLLRFQGFRRLLSVRLLSQGADGVFQVALAAYVVFSPEKQTSAAAIASAMAVLLLPYSLVGPFAGVLLDRWRRRQVFLYGNLVRAAMASATAVLMVSQAPDWLFYASALCVTAVNRFVLSGLSAALPRVVDDERLVVANSLSPTAGTLAATAGGGLAFVVRLLVADSDAAVVLLGALLYLCAALASLRIPKELLGPDRAMAHPGLTAALSGTARDLAAGVRHLTGTPRREAAWALAAMTLMRFCYGALLVMLLMLCRYEFSSTTDDGLALLGLALGISGAGFFVAAVATPWAAGRLGPGRWIVVCAAAAAVLEPALGLPFAVAPMLVASFVLGLTTQGAKIATDTLVQSSVDDGFRGRIFSVYDVLFNIAFVGAAAVAALMLPPDGRSVVLVITVAVIYGAVAVTMARFERQ; encoded by the coding sequence ATGGCCGTCGTCCGTGACCTGCGCGTCCTGCTGCGCTTCCAGGGCTTCAGACGTCTGCTCTCCGTACGCCTGCTCTCCCAGGGCGCCGACGGCGTCTTCCAGGTCGCGCTCGCCGCGTACGTCGTCTTCTCCCCGGAGAAACAGACCTCGGCCGCCGCCATCGCCTCCGCGATGGCCGTACTCCTGCTCCCTTACTCCCTCGTGGGCCCCTTCGCCGGCGTCCTGCTGGACCGCTGGCGCCGCCGCCAGGTCTTCCTCTACGGCAACCTCGTGCGCGCGGCGATGGCCTCGGCGACCGCCGTCCTCATGGTCAGCCAGGCCCCGGACTGGCTCTTCTACGCCTCCGCCCTGTGCGTCACCGCCGTCAACCGCTTCGTCCTGTCCGGACTTTCCGCCGCGCTGCCCCGCGTGGTCGACGACGAACGACTGGTCGTGGCCAACTCCCTCTCCCCGACCGCCGGCACGCTCGCGGCGACCGCGGGCGGCGGTCTCGCCTTCGTCGTACGGCTGTTGGTGGCGGACTCCGACGCGGCCGTGGTCCTCCTGGGCGCGCTCCTGTACCTGTGCGCCGCGCTGGCGTCACTGCGTATCCCCAAGGAACTGCTGGGCCCCGACCGCGCGATGGCGCACCCCGGTCTCACGGCGGCCCTCTCCGGCACCGCCCGTGACCTCGCGGCGGGCGTCCGCCATCTCACCGGAACGCCGCGCCGGGAGGCCGCCTGGGCGCTCGCCGCGATGACGCTGATGCGCTTCTGCTACGGCGCCCTGCTGGTCATGCTGCTGATGCTGTGCCGGTACGAGTTCTCCTCGACGACCGACGACGGACTCGCCCTGCTGGGGCTGGCGTTGGGCATCTCGGGCGCGGGCTTCTTCGTCGCGGCCGTGGCGACACCGTGGGCGGCGGGACGTCTTGGACCCGGCCGCTGGATCGTCGTGTGCGCGGCGGCCGCAGCGGTCCTGGAGCCCGCCCTGGGCCTCCCTTTCGCCGTCGCGCCGATGCTCGTGGCGTCCTTCGTGCTGGGCCTGACCACGCAGGGCGCGAAGATCGCGACGGACACGCTCGTGCAGTCCTCGGTCGACGACGGCTTCCGGGGCCGGATCTTCTCCGTCTACGACGTGCTGTTCAACATCGCTTTCGTGGGAGCTGCCGCCGTCGCCGCCCTGATGCTGCCGCCGGACGGACGCTCTGTGGTGTTGGTGATAACAGTGGCCGTTATCTACGGGGCAGTTGCGGTGACTATGGCCCGCTTTGAGCGTCAGTAA